A window of Paramormyrops kingsleyae isolate MSU_618 unplaced genomic scaffold, PKINGS_0.4 ups38, whole genome shotgun sequence contains these coding sequences:
- the LOC140586301 gene encoding serine/threonine-protein kinase PLK3-like, with protein sequence MACPQWRHEVPEIIFDTRNVRFYRRLELLGEGGFAQCFKMIDIFTGEIFAVKVIPIKHSDGIKESLREVVLLKLLQHQHVVNFSHHVEDDKFLYIFMELCSRGSMLDLLQEREILSTPEVRFYMRQLIGALRHIHGKGIVHRDLKLENLLLTEALELKVADFGLATKLEPLERRQKRFCGTREYAAPEVWKMEGQGPESDVWALGCIMYTMLVGAYPFDGDAEEIKQRVTKVEYTLPKSLSSSAKKLISWILQKNPQDRPTLVQILNHKFFTKGFTPEEIPSNSY encoded by the exons ATGGCTTGTCCTCAGTGGAGACACGAAGTTCCTGAGATCATCtttgataccagaaatgtgcgATTTTACCGCAGACTCGAACTGTTGGGAGAA GGAGGTTTTGCCCAATGTTTCAAGATGATAGACATTTTCACTGGAGAGATATTTGCAGTGAAGGTGATTCCGATAAAGCACTCTGATGGAATAAAAGAG AGCCTCCGAGAAGtggtgctgctgaagctgctgcaaCACCAGCATGTTGTTAACTTCTCCCATCATGTAGAAGATGACAAATTCTTGTATATCTTCATGGAGCTGTGCAGTAGGGGG TCGATGCTAGACCTCCTTCAGGAACGAGAAATCCTGAGCACGCCTGAAGTGAGGTTTTACATGAGGCAGCTCATTGGGGCCTTACGACACATCCATGGCAAAGGCATTGTCCACAGGGACCTCAAATTAG AGAACTTATTATTAACGGAGGCCTTGGAATTAAAAGTGGCCGACTTTGGACTGGCCACCAAGCTGGAGCCACTGGAAAGGAGGCAGAA acGCTTTTGTGGGACGAGAGAGTATGCGGCTCCTGAAgtgtggaagatggagggacaAGGGCCAGAGTCAGATGTCTGGGCGCTGGGgtgtatcat GTATACGATGCTTGTTGGTGCATACCCCTTTGATGGCGACGCTGAAGAAATCAAGCAGCGTGTCACTAAAGTAGAGTACACTCTACCAAAGTCCCTCTCCTCATCAGCCAagaaattgatttcttggatcCTACAAAAGAATCCACAGGATCGGCCCACATTGGTGCAAATCCTGAATCATAAGTTCTTCACTAAG GGCTTCACTCCGGAGGAAATTCCATCAAACAGCTAC